Proteins encoded in a region of the Triticum dicoccoides isolate Atlit2015 ecotype Zavitan chromosome 3A, WEW_v2.0, whole genome shotgun sequence genome:
- the LOC119272229 gene encoding factor of DNA methylation 5-like, producing MGLLTRECVNELRTAHDRVAGGLDNLERFLQTINKLVEQSRMASELITAAENTVREHTSQKEQLQQKMQDEAVLKEQLQKMIEEKAALKEQMQTQMQEIASLKEQIHKDQENAILKDQVKSLKEEMQKKDQVKSLKEQMQKHQENAILKESKKTTFFKRKMPSRKCKKMPS from the exons ATGGGGCTGCTAACGCGTGAGTGTGTGAATGAACTGAGGACAGCCCACGACCGCGTTGCTGGAGGGTTGGATAATCTTGAACGGTTTCTGCAAACA ATTAACAAGCTCGTGGAACAATCTCGAATGGCTTCAGAGTTGATCACCGCGGCCGAAAACACAGTTAGGGAACACACCAGTCAGAAAGAGCAGCTTCAGCAGAAGATGCAAGACGAAGCTGTCCTGAAGGAGCAGCTGCAGAAGATGATAGAGGAGAAAGCTGCCTTGAAGGAGCAGATGCAGACTCAGATGCAAGAGATTGCGTCGTTGAAGGAGCAGATACATAAGGACCAAGAAAATGCCATCTTGAAGGATCAAGTAAAATCTTTGAAGGAGGAGATGCAGAAGAAGGACCAAGTAAAATCTTtgaaggagcagatgcagaagcacCAAGAAAATGCCATCTTGAAGGAAAGTAAAAAAACAACCTTTTTtaagagaaaaatgccatcaagaaaaTGCAAGAAAATGCCATCTTGA